A stretch of DNA from Leptolyngbyaceae cyanobacterium:
CTTTTGATTGCGAATTGTTACGAAAAATTGGACAAAAGAACTCATACCTTTATCAGTATCAGTAAAAGCCTGCCACACTTATAATTTTGACAGGGGGCAAGGGGAGATTGAGGGGCAGGGAGAGAGATTGGTGACGCGGTGAAAGCGAATAGGGAGCGAACTTAATACTTAAGTTGATTCTTCAGTTATTCCTAAGAAAGATGCAACTGAAGGGCGATCTATCGTTAACTATGATTAAGCGATCTCCTTGACAATTGACACAGTTGTTATTTTGAGTGAAAAATGTTCCCGAAATAGCAAAAGCTGTTTTGCCTAGTTGCTAAGGTTCTGCTGCCAGCAGGGTCTGCTCCCAGTTAACATAACCAAGGTTGTGCTTTTCGAGATAACAACATGGAAACTAAAGACCCCCAAATGCCACAAACTGAAATACCCAAAATAGAGGTCACTGTTCAAGAAACAGATGATGCTCCCTTGGCCAAGTTCCCTTCCGGAAATGAGTCCAGCGCTCAGTGGCAAGAATACTGGGATCAGTTTGTTTTATATCTATCAAAGCTGCCTGATTACCTGGGTGATTTTTTTGGCGAATACCAAAAACCCCTGATCACCGTTGGATTGATCGTAGCTGCCTTTGTCACCGTGAAAGTGACCCTAGCGGTATTGGATGCACTGAACGATTTGCCGCTGCTGTCGCCTTTCTTCGAGCTAGTTGGTATCGGTTACTCAGCTTGGTTTGTTTGGCGCTACTTGCTCAAGGCGTCAACTCGCCAAGAGTTAGGTCAAGAGGTGAAAGCGCTGAAAAACCAAGTTTTGGGAGGCAACTCTCATAAAGTCTAACGACTCAAGCAAGTTCCCCGATCGGCATTTGTGAAAGTTGTAAATGCGTAAGCAAACAAAAACGTCCGGAACACCTCGGACGTTTTTGTTTGTAAAATATTATGTTAATGTAGGTTGCCAAGAGTTATAATGCAGCGATTCCCAGAAAATCCCAGCCGCAGTTAAACCTAAGGAAGAACTGCTTTTTCAGCTTCCCCAGAAGCTAATACGGAATTTGGCGTGATTTACATCACTGAAAAAAGATGACATTATCACAACCGATCGCGCTCCCGTATCACTCAGCTTTGTAAGCTCGTTAGTCATATTGAGGGAATGGGCCGATCGTAAGTCGCCTAATTAAGGTGAGGAGATATTTATGAAAACAATTTTAACAATTAAGTGGTTGATGGAAACCATTGCTCTACAATTTATTACCCTAAGCTTGGCTTCTTTAGCGCTAATCTGGTTTGCTCGTTCCGGTTGGTAGATTTATGTTTTAGGCGCTCTCCAGAGATGAAGGGGTGAGAAGTGGGAGCGATGGGAGAAAGACTTTTTCGGTGCTTCAAATCGGTCGTCCAAAGCGAGAAAACCAGTCAGGTGAGTTCGATTTTCCCTTGGTAGAATGACAGCTAAGTTAGGCGATCGCAAATCTAAAATTAATTTCAAACGCTATCCTTAGTAGCAACGCCCCATTACCAAACTCAAATGATTAAGAGATTCGCCGTAACTCTCTGCCTGTTGACAAGTACTATATGGATTGCTACCTCTGTCCCAGCAGTATTCGCACAGGAAGCTACCCCCACAGTTACGCAAGAACAGACTGTTTCAAATCCTACTCTGACACTGCAAGATTTGCCTCCTGGTTTTCGAGAACTGCCGAAAAACATGGAAGAGTTGGTTAAACCCAGATTAGAAGCTTTTACGCAAAAATTAACTCAAACAGGGATGAAACCTGGTAAATACTTTATTTTTGTCAATCCCCAAACCCGTCAAGTATTATTTGGGTTTACTGGAGTGTTTCCCACTCAACCAGAACAAGCAGATTTCGATGCTATCCTCAAACAAATGCAAGAACCGGAAGTTCAGCAAGAAATTATCAATCGATATCGGGATGCTTTCAAGCAAGAACGGATCGAAATTGTCGATTATAGTCCGCTTCCGGACTTAAATAATATTGCAGAAGCTTCCACAGGGATGAGCGTCTCGATTGCCATGCAAGGACAACCTTTGCGTTTGGATATCACCGCATTTCGACGCAGCAACATAGGCGCATTTGCCGCTATTATCAACTCTAATCGTCAAGTCAGCAGTCAAGCCGGCTCTCAAGAGCAAGTTTTAAAGTTAGACACGATCGCGCGTAAGTTAGATAGTCGCATTTTAGAAAGTTCTGGTACGGCAATTCCCGTAGTTGCACCTAATTTAGAAGTGACTCCCAACCAATCAGCCAATCCTCCAGCGAATCTCACACCTGCCGATGATGCGGGGAGCGATTCTACGGGAGTCGGTGATTCTTCAGTTAATTTTCCCGACAGTATGGAAATTAAATAATAGTAAAGTAGAGACATTCGATCGAATGTCTCTACTTCCGTGATGGGCAAATGTTTTGCTTAATACATTATTAACTTTTTTAAAGTTTTGAGGTAATAAATCTTATATTAGCAGGATAATTTAACAGAAATAAATATTTAGGGTGCAGAGTTTAGTTTTAAAATCGAAACAATCATAAAAAGCTGGAAAATTAATAATGACAGAGGCTACAAGCCAAGACAGACCTTTGTGGCTGCGAATCCCCCTATATCTACAAATTGCGATCGCTCTAGCTTTGGCAGTATTAACAGGCATTTTGCTAGGTGCGGGCAACCCCAACCCAGCTAATATTACACTGATTAAAAACCTTGCCATTCCCTGCGACTTAATACTGAAGATTTTGCGGGCGCTGGCTACACCATTAATTTTACTAGCTGTACTGCATACTTTTTTAACTGCCAGCATACCCGGTACGGCTGGGCGTCGCTTGTTTACTTTATTAATCGCAAATACTACCGTAGCAATTCTCATAGGCTTGCTAGTAGCAAACATTTTGCAGCCAGGAAAATGGGGGCAACTAGAGCTAGCATTAGGTACGAATCAAGCACCCAAGCAACTAGACCCTTGGAGTTTGCTACAAGATAGCATACCCGGTTCGGTTCTCCAGCCTCTAGTTGATAATAACGTTATTCAAATTATCATTATTGCCTTAAGTTTTGGCATTGCTCTGCGGGGTTTAAAAACGGAACAGATCGAGCGTAACCGCACAGAATATCTAGCTTTTGAACAAGTAATTACCATTTTGTTTGAAGCGGTAATCCGCATCGTCGAATGGGTAATCGTTCTGATACCGTTAGCAGTATTTGGTATCGTTGCTAAAACCGTTGCATTAGAAGGATTCAGCCCATTTAAATCATTGGGTGCATTTATCATTGCCGTTTTATTAGCTTTATTATTACAAGCTTGTTATTACTTATTGCGAGTACAATTCGGTTCTTGGGTAAATCCTGTAAAATTTTTAGTGGGCGGAGTTGATGCTTTTTTAACGGGA
This window harbors:
- a CDS encoding CAAD domain-containing protein, which produces METKDPQMPQTEIPKIEVTVQETDDAPLAKFPSGNESSAQWQEYWDQFVLYLSKLPDYLGDFFGEYQKPLITVGLIVAAFVTVKVTLAVLDALNDLPLLSPFFELVGIGYSAWFVWRYLLKASTRQELGQEVKALKNQVLGGNSHKV
- a CDS encoding dicarboxylate/amino acid:cation symporter; amino-acid sequence: MTEATSQDRPLWLRIPLYLQIAIALALAVLTGILLGAGNPNPANITLIKNLAIPCDLILKILRALATPLILLAVLHTFLTASIPGTAGRRLFTLLIANTTVAILIGLLVANILQPGKWGQLELALGTNQAPKQLDPWSLLQDSIPGSVLQPLVDNNVIQIIIIALSFGIALRGLKTEQIERNRTEYLAFEQVITILFEAVIRIVEWVIVLIPLAVFGIVAKTVALEGFSPFKSLGAFIIAVLLALLLQACYYLLRVQFGSWVNPVKFLVGGVDAFLTGFSTSSSTVTMPITFRVLQEKIGLRESSASLGALVGSNFNNDGTALYEAMAALFVAQIVGQNLSLPQQFLIVITSIFASVGAAGIPNAGLVTMTLVFSSVGLPTEYIALLITVDWFLDRCRTAINIMGDMTVSSILDGKQKKQEEADIDELKIAIERADSTSIETGE